GTCCCGGCTTCGTTAAAACAGATTTGCTGAAGAATGATACATATCCTCTGCTGATGCGTCCGGAGCGGGTTGCCCAACGAATTGTACGGGCTTTGAAACGAAAAAAGCGCACTGTCATAATCGACTGGCGATATGTCGCCATTGTCTTTCTTTGGAATCTGATCCCCAAGTATATCTGGGAACGGCTGTCCATACATAATTGAATTTGTATATTTTTCCCGTAATCTCTACCTTTGTGCCCGATTATCAAAAATAAAAGGGGGACACAGGCGTGTGCCCTTACTTAAACAAATTGAAAAATGGGATTATTTATAAAGAAACCGTTAGCCGCCTTGCAGGCGGAAGCCAACGAATCGGGCAGTAAAACACTCAAACGGGTATTAGGCCCCTGGAGCCTGGTCGCCCTGGGCGTAGGGGTTATCATCGGAGCCGGACTATTCTCCATTACCGGAACCGTTGCTGCCGGATATACCGGACCTGCCATCACCTTATCATTCGCCATCGCTGCACTTGGCTGCTGTTTTGCCGGACTATGTTATGCTGAATTTGCCTCCATGATTCCGGTTGCCGGAAGTGCCTATACCTATTCATACGCCACTATGGGAGAACTGATCGCCTGGATTATCGGGTGGGACCTTGTTCTTGAATATACGGTAGCGGCGACAACGGTCAGTATCAGTTGGAGCCGGTATCTGGTCGTCTTCCTCGAAGGGTTGGGGATTCATCTGCCGCATGCTTTAACGGCTTGTCCGTGGGATGGCGGTATTGTCAATATCCCGGCATTCCTGATCGTTGTCCTGATGAGTATCTTCCTGATCCGGGGAACGGAAGGAAGTTCGATCTTCAACGGGATTATCGTATTTCTGAAAGTTTCTGTTGTATTGGTCTTTGTCGCTTTGGGCTGGAAATATATTCAGACAGACAATTACGTTCCTTATATTCCGGCTAATACAGGAACGCTGGGAGAATATGGGTTCTCGGGAGTCTTGCGTGGAGCTGCCATCGTATTCTTTGCTTTCCTCGGCTTCGATGCCGTATCGACCGCTGCACAGGAAGCAAAAAATCCGAAACGGGATATGCCTATCGGTATTCTTGTTTCGCTGCTGGTCTGCACGATCCTTTACATGCTCTTTGCACATGTGATGACCGGAGTGGCGCACTACAGCCAGTTCAGCGGGCAGGAAGGCATTGCACCTGTTGCCGTAGCGATCTCCCACATGGGGCATGCAGATGTTGCCGGAGTGATACAGCCGGATTATCCGTGGCTGAATAAGGCGATCGTACTGGCTATCCTGTTCGGTTACTGTTCGGTCATCATGGTTACGTTATTGGGACAAAGCCGTGTATTCCTGAGTATGAGCCGCGACGGGCTGTTGCCTCCGTTCTTCTCGCATATCAATGAGAAATTCCGCACGCCGGCACGCAGTAATTTTCTGTTTATGTTGCTGGTCGGATTGCTTGCCGCATTCGTTCCTGCACAGGTTGCGGGAGAAATGACCAGTATCGGTACCTTGTTCGCTTTTACATTGGTTTGTGCCGGTGTACTGGTGGTAAGAAAGACGATGCCGGATGTGCAGCGGGCTTTCAAGACACCGCTCGTACCGTTCGTGCCGGTTGCAGGTATCGTCACCTGTCTTTGTATGATGCTTTTCCTGCCTGCCGATACCTGGATCCGCCTCGTGTTATGGATGCTTATCGGACTTGACATCTATGCATGCTACGGTATCAAACATAGCAAACTGGAATATATGCAACAGCACCGCAGAGGAAATCTGTCACTCAATATGATTGGGATAACCTTATCGGTATTATGTGTGATCACCGGGTTGTGGCATCAGCAGACGGTCGGTTGGGATGAGAGTAAGGTGTTGCTGATCATTTCATTTGTCTTTGCATTTACCCACCTGCCATTCTATATGATCAGGATATGGAAAGGGACGACACAAGCGTAGGACTTATCCCTCCATTCTCCTAAAAGTGAGCCGTTTGTTCATCGTGAAATTGACGGCTCCGTAAACGAACATGCCCAGGAATTGTGCCAGGTATTCATTCATGTCTCCGATCTCCACCATCAGTAGCAGAGACAGGAACTGAAGGCCATAGGCACATCCGAAAGCAACGAGGAAAAGAGGAATCTCCCGTTCGAACTTTCCGCTACGGGAAGAGAATATCCAGTACTTGCTCCAGCAAAAGTTATTGATCAACGCAGCTACATATCCGGCAATGTTCGACCATAGGTAATTACAGCCGATGCCACTCATCAGCACCCAGATAACCAGGGCGGTAATAAGTGCATTCAGTGTCCCCACAATGATAAAACGGAATATCCGTACCGATTCTTTCATATCAATCTCCCATAGGCCAGTGCAGCCATCTTATCAGGGGCTATTTTAGGCATCTTACGTTAATTTTATTCATTTTTCCGTGACAAATATACGTGATTTTAAAGAGAACGGAGCTTAATCCGTGGAATTATTCTTCATAAAAAACTTCTCGAAAAAGGCATCCCGGTAACTGTTGCCTATCGATATTTCATACTTTCCGATGAATACATCGTTGTTATCAAACGAATCAATATGGTCGGAATTAACGATATACGACTTGTTTGTCCGTAGAAAAACATCCTTCGGGAGCATCTCATGGATCGACTTCAGATTCATCTTCGTCACGATCCGCTGTTCGGGTGTCTGTATCACGACATAATCCTTCAGACCTTCGATGAACAGGATATTTTTCAGCTGTATCCTGAAATAACGCCGCTCCGCTTTCACAAAGATATGATCGGCAGAGACCGATTCCACCTGGTTTTTGCTGTTGTCCGTTTTCAACAAAGAATGATAGGCATGGGCTTTCTGTACCGCCCGTTTGAAACGTTCGATCTCGATCGGCTTCACCAGATAGTCGATCGCATCCACTTCATAACTGTCGAGGGCATATTCCGCATAGGCGGTAATGAAGATCACGAGTGTTTCAGACGGGATTGTCCGGGCAAACTCCAAGCCGTTCACGCCGGGCATCTTGATGTCGAGAAAGACCAGGTCGACCGGGCTTGCCTGCATAAACTTACCCGCAGAAACAGCATCCCCGAAACTCCCGCACAAAGACAACGCCGGTGTATCCTGTACCAACAGTTGGATGGCCTTGCGGCCCAATGGTTCATCATCTACAATGATACAATTCATATAATTATCTATTTTAGTTTTAAACGGAGATTTATTGTATATGTTATGTCGGTTTCATCTATTTCCAGAGAACAATCCGTATCGTACAGAAGTTGCAGGCGACGGCGGATATTGGCAAGCCCTATCCCCCCGTCTGCCGCCTTTTCTTTCTGTTCCGCCGGTTTGGAGTTGAGGCAGATAAAGATGAGCGCAGCTTCCTCCACCTTGAAATAAAGATGCACATAAGACAGCTTCTCATTATCGTTATTATGTTTCACGGCATTCTCCACAAAAGGGATGAACAATAAAGGAGGAACGGTTATATCCGCAATCTCCCCTTCCGTCGAGATGATAAAGTCGAAATTATCACGCCGTATCTTTTCCAGATTGAGATAATCGTTCAGGAAATGGATGTCGTCAGCCAGGAATACCTTCTCTGAAGTGCTGTCCTTTAACTGGTACTTTAGCAGATCTTTCAGTTTGGACAGGACATGCACTGCCTCCACCGGGTTTTCTCGTATCAGCACATTCGCATTATTCAGCATATTGAACAGGAAATGCGGATTGATCTGATTCTTTAACTGTTCCAGTTCCGACTGCATCGTCGCATTCTTCAATTCGTCGATCCGCTGCCCGTATTTCACATAATCCTGGAAGACGATCACAGCCGAAGCACCGGCAATGATCAGGCACAATTGAATAATGGACGAGATGAAAAAGAAAGCGGCTAACCAAAATTGGAACAACTCATATTCTTCCTCAATCGCTTCTTTCCGCAATATATAAGAGAACAAAAGTGCCAAAAGAATCACCAACACAACAGAAATCACATAAGTTCCAACCTTATTTTTCAGCAATAAACGGGGTGTGAGGACAAATACGCTCAAATAGATCGGGACGAGCAACAAAGCACTCTGAATGACAT
This is a stretch of genomic DNA from Parabacteroides chongii. It encodes these proteins:
- a CDS encoding amino acid permease → MGLFIKKPLAALQAEANESGSKTLKRVLGPWSLVALGVGVIIGAGLFSITGTVAAGYTGPAITLSFAIAALGCCFAGLCYAEFASMIPVAGSAYTYSYATMGELIAWIIGWDLVLEYTVAATTVSISWSRYLVVFLEGLGIHLPHALTACPWDGGIVNIPAFLIVVLMSIFLIRGTEGSSIFNGIIVFLKVSVVLVFVALGWKYIQTDNYVPYIPANTGTLGEYGFSGVLRGAAIVFFAFLGFDAVSTAAQEAKNPKRDMPIGILVSLLVCTILYMLFAHVMTGVAHYSQFSGQEGIAPVAVAISHMGHADVAGVIQPDYPWLNKAIVLAILFGYCSVIMVTLLGQSRVFLSMSRDGLLPPFFSHINEKFRTPARSNFLFMLLVGLLAAFVPAQVAGEMTSIGTLFAFTLVCAGVLVVRKTMPDVQRAFKTPLVPFVPVAGIVTCLCMMLFLPADTWIRLVLWMLIGLDIYACYGIKHSKLEYMQQHRRGNLSLNMIGITLSVLCVITGLWHQQTVGWDESKVLLIISFVFAFTHLPFYMIRIWKGTTQA
- a CDS encoding GtrA family protein is translated as MKESVRIFRFIIVGTLNALITALVIWVLMSGIGCNYLWSNIAGYVAALINNFCWSKYWIFSSRSGKFEREIPLFLVAFGCAYGLQFLSLLLMVEIGDMNEYLAQFLGMFVYGAVNFTMNKRLTFRRMEG
- a CDS encoding LytR/AlgR family response regulator transcription factor, coding for MNCIIVDDEPLGRKAIQLLVQDTPALSLCGSFGDAVSAGKFMQASPVDLVFLDIKMPGVNGLEFARTIPSETLVIFITAYAEYALDSYEVDAIDYLVKPIEIERFKRAVQKAHAYHSLLKTDNSKNQVESVSADHIFVKAERRYFRIQLKNILFIEGLKDYVVIQTPEQRIVTKMNLKSIHEMLPKDVFLRTNKSYIVNSDHIDSFDNNDVFIGKYEISIGNSYRDAFFEKFFMKNNSTD
- a CDS encoding sensor histidine kinase yields the protein MKNTSGFLLRLLVDPRYRICRHILLFVLSVIILSVNFYVDVIEDSRFLVSNVIQSALLLVPIYLSVFVLTPRLLLKNKVGTYVISVVLVILLALLFSYILRKEAIEEEYELFQFWLAAFFFISSIIQLCLIIAGASAVIVFQDYVKYGQRIDELKNATMQSELEQLKNQINPHFLFNMLNNANVLIRENPVEAVHVLSKLKDLLKYQLKDSTSEKVFLADDIHFLNDYLNLEKIRRDNFDFIISTEGEIADITVPPLLFIPFVENAVKHNNDNEKLSYVHLYFKVEEAALIFICLNSKPAEQKEKAADGGIGLANIRRRLQLLYDTDCSLEIDETDITYTINLRLKLK